The following DNA comes from Miscanthus floridulus cultivar M001 chromosome 5, ASM1932011v1, whole genome shotgun sequence.
ccTAACCACAAGAAtaaggggcctcccccgtcacccccgccaccaccaccaccaacaacgggaggctactatggagaaggtgcaacacaatttgctatgtggccacactactaggatgactttatcttttttatatgccacatctatgtgtttttcacactctgtacccaggtttgatacatgttctcacatgccatttcatgtgttgaattatataatgccgtacatcgttaggttttatttgcagcacgtgttcacatttcaatacgtccgtaACATTAAGCAGATATATTGAGatcataaataatgaaaacaaccacataatgaaaacttcaatactatgccacattaaacaacataataatactagaagtacgtgtcgACAGTACatataggggcaaatgcacttccaaatcctcagtctaaaacatactgagtaagcaactcatcattcgAGTACCAGTTCTCTACTATAACCctgttgctatggctaggctcacctgtgttgctctgacctgcctgtagtaagcggcctccgcttcatctgtggccgctgcggcctgagtgaagaacgtgtcgtcatcctcctccgcctgtaagcctgCTTTTGCTagaccgatgagctcgctcagtctgtcagtgTCTTCCTCAGCCTTCTCtgtctgcaagcccgcctctgctagagcaatgagctcgctcagtctgtcagtATCATCCTCAGCCTCCTATGCCTACAAGCCcgtctctgctagagcaatgagctcactcagtctgccagtgtcgtcctcatcctcgtccccctcattagacaacacaatcgatgattgaacggtgcgaccaactcGCGACTATGCTCAtttaacttcttctcctcataccttgcacgatctagctctgcggcatgttcctcgctgcaaccaatctcttcatgtatgaaatgcaatcagttagcaacgtgattatattacatttaaaatcaagcaacgaaaaaatgctttcaagcactcactggcacataatgcaacaacatgctcgttcaagacctgcatttgttctcttgtctcctcccttgcctcattccttgccctcgcctcctctaacgtcattcgtctcttcaatccccatttgttaagcccaacatcgatcgggttataaataccGCGTTGTAtaacaaactcacgcatcttttctttgtgatgtttaacgaataggttgacgtagtcaggtccatatcccctcttccgtgcaattacttgcctcttcttcagttcatccaagaacttagcttgaccatcataacattcccacctgcatttcctagtgctctgttcaaatgaaaaattatatcatatatgtctttgcaaaagaaacaaaatatgatttcatgtttaccataaaaataaccaacctcatcatactcaaccatatggccgcaataatggtctATTCCAAGCTTCTaagggactagaccatagttggatttaacaccacattcacacatgacaggaggtgctttgtaaattacccttttttcttcttttccttaacattTCGCGGTTCtttcggccattggttcttaggaacatacaaccactccttgaaacgatacttcgccattgaaaacacctaaataagtagacattagtacatgaacacatatagctcaacatttcaacacatacactttgcacttattTCATGCTTGTTTAGACATACAAActtcaacgtattctcagggtttatcacagctcgatctccataatcgcacagagaaggttcctcgagtcgtctaactacggctaggtgcttctccttagccgtcattagtggagggttagggggtggaacccaccgcttgaagtgctcacgtggatgtctccctctaaaccaacgtattccaacaaaatattagtaccatacttacacaaataaagaaaaagaatagtgaaaataatttcttacattaaaacgactgcatgtgtagaagcaacacgCCGCTGTGTccagatgtttcgattgaaaaacatgggccggaaaaccacagtcacagttaggggcagggatgtcaggagggacgggggcatctttcctagacgcgtcggggtataattctcaagGACGACCCCCTTTTCACCAAAACTCCTTGCgaaatatttcttgcatctaacaaaacggatgtaatttaacaaatataaatcaaaacatcacaaataagtGTCAATGAGaatcataactacaatacaacaaatttctttctaagaaccgaaagcagttaacattaaaccctaaacctagggtttcccatttgatgcacaacaatgaacccatcaCATAACTACAtgtgcctaggtttgctagctttttcacgtCTTAGCATCATTctatggttgtataatacatatattgagggatagaatgaaaccctaagtgatgacaatTATTACGtttaaaaatccgactaatatatatcgaatcgatgcgaaaaaataTAGGAAAGGAGCGAGGAtatcttgctctcgaagatctacggatgaaatcaaagtttccaaggtccaatatgccgattcgtgaggtagggtgaagtggggagagaaaaaattcaagagggaggagaaagaagaggaagaacgctcgggcaggaaggttgggccggggttaaatggcagggagctcgacgccagccattCTGGCGCCGATCTCGGCGCCACCCTGCCATGTCACCTACCGAGTCCAGAAGCTCGGCGCCAGGAACGctagcgccgagacgtgttagctcggcaccAGTATCAATGACGCTGAGCTAAGTGTGTATtttctgaaatctttcctccaAAAGTCTATTTATAAAAACTTAAAAAAATgactaaaatataaaaaaatcgaGTCGCACGGCAATGCCATGCAGGAACGGACGTACTATACGGGTGGACCATAGAATAGTGCCCCGAGGTGATGACACGAGCAGAAGAAACCAATCCACCGATGGATCGAACGAACCCGATGGCCGATGCTTGCGTTTGCGTTAACACTGCACGCATTCACCATGTACATTCAGAGCTCGAGCTCACAACGGCGAGGAAAACTGAGGCCTCGTTTAAATACAGGGCGTAAAGTTTCATAGCGTCACATGTGTCACTGAGGTGTTGTATAgaatgtttggatactaataaaaaaaaacaaattacagaattcaTCAATAATCCAacagacgaatttattaagtctaattaatccactATTAGCATAtgtattactgtagcaccatattgtcaaattatggattaattaagcttaaaagattcatctcgcaaattagtcgtaaactatgtaattaattattttttagtctatatttaataattCATCCTTAAATATCCGATGAAATTGGAAGTAACCTCGCGAGAGGAAATGAAAGTCCCGAAACAGAGAGCGGCAGGGGATGACGCAGCAGTGTAGGGTATGGCTGAGTGGCCATGGAGCGCCGGCCCCACCACGCCTCTACTCTACCCGCATAATGAGCCGCTGTATAGATGCAAAGGCTTttcaaaaagttttcccaaaaaatactacagtagttatcacatcgaatcttacgatgcgtgtatggaacattaaatgtagatgaaaaaaactaattgcacagtttgattggaaatcgcgagacgaatgttttaagcctaattagtccatgattgaatactaattgtcaaataaaaacgaaaatgttaTGGTAGCCAAATTTTTAAATTTCGCACTACTAAACGAGGCCTAAAATAACAAGGAAACCATGCCGTCATGCCGAGATGCCGTCCGATCCATCCATCGGTCGATCCATCCATCGGTCGATCCTATACTGTTTAGAATAGAAgagaacagagagagagagagtcagagAGGGCGCTCGTCTTCGTCCTCCCGTAGTCCCATGGCGAAAGCAGGGGCGCTTTCAGAAAGCGAGCTCGTCACGAGACGAACAGGAACCCGGCCCGGACATGCGTGACCACGCAGACGCAAGCACAGAGCATTGTGTGTCTCGTTACTGCCGTTGAGTTTCCGTTCAGGCCTTGTGTGTCTCAAGCACAACAGCCATGCGAGCATGAAATGAACATGCGGCGCGACGTgctcaaatgaagaagaagaaaaaaaacgcaggcaaaagaaaaaaaatggctAGATTCATTGAGCCCAACAGTTGCAGCCGTTGGATATGGCTCAGATCTCTCTACCATGCAACAACTAAAATTAACCTGAAGAAATTTGTTTCCCCTCTTTTTGCAAGCATGAAAACTGAAATGACGCGAGACGGTCTCGAAAGCAAAGCTACGGTTATCGGTATTGCATCGCCGCGCTGTACTGTACTAGTACAACGCTGTGCCGGCGTGGGGtccagcgagagcagcagcaggtcTTCGCGGTTCGTTTGAATGTGTTCggtcatcagcctgttcgctacCAGCCAGTCATCATcgtaaaccagcaccagccagtctaAACTAgctcagaaatcaaccagcgaacaggccacaTGACTAAAAATACTGTGACCGGTCTAGtacgagaaaaaaatattatttattgattGATAAGCCAATACGACCTAGCGAACAGGCTCTCAATGATGGCcgattaaagatggcaacggacCCCGATAcctgatacccgacgggtatttgatctatTAGGGAATGGGGATggaatcatatctttacccgcgggcatttaaatgggcaagaatccatccccgacggaTATAGCGGGTACGGAAACGTTCCctatttacccgtccccgttacccgttggagaACCCGACTATttaagctgtcatgcgagtattagacctaaaaaagctcaacataggtattttcgCCTAAAtctaaacaatcatatatatagtttgtatgttctaggaaccctagttcaatttttcctcactatctccgtcagcagcacaagcacgcctgcctcacgagcgctcgtgcccctcgctttctcagttcggtctctttgccacctttgctcgtcctcctcgtaatctcgctccttctcctcggcatctccgagactccgacactatacctgggtgaagaagaaacgtctccgattgcaaagctgcgaccccaaatGTCCttatttatcgggtatgcagtacccatcgggtatctattacccgaccgatgcccgacgggtacgggaATGAGCAAGAATCTATATCcaagacagttaacggggacagAAACAGGATGAATTCTCCATAGCAGAGAAGAGAACGTACcgacgatacccgacgggtacatcctCGTTGCCATCCTTACAGCCGATGGGATGGGAGGCTCCAGTGTCCAGAGAGAGCCCAGCCGCACCGTACTGTACGTACGTGGACGTGGCAAGGTCGTATTTCTACGTGTACGTACATACGTACAGTACAGGGCAGCACAGTTAAAATGTTACATCTGCCTCCCTTTCTCTGACATCCATGGATGGCAATCCAGGCGGGGGTGGGTGGTGGTGGATTCGTGGTGCTGCTGTTGTACGAGAAGTAGCAGTACAATTTCATTTCCATCACAGCCTCACAGGGCTCTTCTCTCTCTCTGCTCTGCGTCTCTGATTTTGATGCATGCAAAGTGACAGATGgtcgtgcccttaaacccggccgTTTTTTTAATCcaaaacggtgtttttctctgaCAATTTCTACCAGATTCAACCATTCCTCCAAGCCAACGGCGCCAGAGGCGAGGGGTTAGGGGTATCAGTTCGTACAAGTAGTAGCAGCAGGCCAGTGTGATTTCACTGCCACTGTGTTTCCCTCCTCTCTCTCACCTCAGCACGGGCTCTCTCCTCCCTCGGcttcctcccctctcctctcGCCTCGCCTCGCACGACGCCATTGCGGAGTGCGTGAGAGGCAGGCAGAGGTAAAGCGACGAGGCAGGGAGAGAGATACAGACGGAGACAGAGACAGAGACAGAGACAGAGACAGAGACAAAAAGGCGAGAAAGAGAGCGAgagaccaaaaaaaaaagaaggtaAGGGGTGAGTGAGGACTGAGGTGGTGTGCCGGGCCGCGGGTGCTCGCTCGTCGcattgctctgctctgctctgctcgctTCCCCCTTTCTTCGTCGCCTTATTTCTTGCCCAGGAGCTGGACGAGCACGTTGGCCATGCCAGCGATGTGTGCGCCGTGCTCCTTTCCTCTTCTTCCACACGAGACGCATCGCTGAGAACGGGAGGGGCTTCTTTCTTGCTGTAGTTATCGGGCGAGGACGGCGTGATCTTGGACGCCGCGGGCGGGCGGCGAGAAAGCGAGGGCGTCGTGTGGATTCGCCGGATGGCGATGGTTTTGTGACCTTTTTGCCCTCTTCTTGACCCCCAGCGGCCACCGGTTTCAGGAGGTTGCGTccgcggcgggcgggcgggccggCCGGCGATGCTGCGGAGGATGGTACCCGACCCGGCCCCGGACTCCTCCGGCTCCGGCGGGGGCGGGGACGCCCGGCCCCGCGTCGGCGTTGGGAGCGGCGCCGCGCTCTTCGCCGTGCCGCGCCTCTTCGTCGGGTTCGCCGCCAAGCGCGCAGCGCCCGACGCGGAGTCGTCCAGGAGCCCGACGTCGCCACTGGACCCCAAGGCGCTGCTGCTCCGGTCGCCGCGGATGACCTGGGGCGCGCCGGGCCTCGTCGACGCcctcgccgccgacgccgccgtcgCCAACTGCCTGCTCAGCCCGCGCCTGAGGCTCATCAGGCCGCACAGCTCCCCGCCTAAGGACTGCGGAGGCCCCGTTGTCGGCGGCGGTCGGCACTCGCAGCCGGAGCTCGGCAAGACGATGTCCTGCCCCGCCCCGGacaccgcggccgccgccgccggcggcggcatgTCGGTGCCGTGCAGTAGGTTCCAGTTCCGCCACGGGGATCTGAAGTCTGGTCCTGAGGCCACTCGGTCGGTGTCGGACGCCGGCGCTCACCTCGTCATCAGCAACGCCAGCAAGCGCCACTCATTCGACCTCGGCAAGCTCCCGGGCCCGGGCTCGCTGCCGGCGTCCCGGCGCTTCGTCGGCTCGGTCTCCGCGAGCGAGATCGAGCAGTCCGAGGACTACACCCGCATCATCGCGCGTGGGCCCAACCCCAAGACGACGCACATCTTCGGCGACTGCATCCTGGAGCCTCGCACGGTCGGGGGCGGTGACGACGAGGCCGCCGCCATGGAGTCGGAGGAAGGAGCCGCCGGGTGCTGCTACGTCGTGGTCAAGTGCGCCGCGGAGGCCGCCACCGGCGCCGATGACTTCCTCAGCTCCTGCTTCGCTTGCAAGAATAAGCTTGAAGGCAACGACATTTACATCTACCGGTAATGCCGATGCGACCATTATCTAATCTAATCTGATGATTCTTCCAGTGCATTGATAGGATCATTTGGGGAAGCATTTCAGTTAAAAGCGACGCTGGCTTTCGGAA
Coding sequences within:
- the LOC136449493 gene encoding FCS-Like Zinc finger 8-like; translation: MLRRMVPDPAPDSSGSGGGGDARPRVGVGSGAALFAVPRLFVGFAAKRAAPDAESSRSPTSPLDPKALLLRSPRMTWGAPGLVDALAADAAVANCLLSPRLRLIRPHSSPPKDCGGPVVGGGRHSQPELGKTMSCPAPDTAAAAAGGGMSVPCSRFQFRHGDLKSGPEATRSVSDAGAHLVISNASKRHSFDLGKLPGPGSLPASRRFVGSVSASEIEQSEDYTRIIARGPNPKTTHIFGDCILEPRTVGGGDDEAAAMESEEGAAGCCYVVVKCAAEAATGADDFLSSCFACKNKLEGNDIYIYRGEKAFCSANCRDPEIQLKEEAENNTGSVSPRSSCSSFHDDIFMSGMVVAT